The following coding sequences lie in one Rutidosis leptorrhynchoides isolate AG116_Rl617_1_P2 chromosome 4, CSIRO_AGI_Rlap_v1, whole genome shotgun sequence genomic window:
- the LOC139904611 gene encoding polyadenylate-binding protein 2-like has protein sequence MAQIQIQPPTVSGAAAVVAAATATASGVAGAAVVAAAAGGNQPFSTTSLYVGDLEFNVTDSQLYDLFNQVGQVVSVRVCRDLSTRRSLGYGYVNYSSPNDAARAIDVLNFTAVNGKAIRICYSIRDPSIRKSGTGNIFIKNLDKSIDNKALHDTFSSFGNILSCKIVTDGTGQSKGYGFVQFETEEASQNAIDKLNGMLINDKQVYVGHFLRKQERDSSLSRTKFNNVYVKNLSDSITDDDLKRTFGEYGTITSAVVMKDGDGKSKGFGFVNFEGPDDAANAVEALNGKKIDDKEWYVGKAQKKSERELELKSRFEQTAKETVNKFQGVNLYVKNLDDTIDDDKLKELFSEYGTITSCKVMRDPSGISRGSGFVAFSSSEEASRALSEMNGKMIVSKPLYVALAQRKEERRARLQAQFSQMRPVAMAPSMMAPRMPMYPPGAPGMGQPLFYGQAPHTMLPPQAGFGYQQQLIPGMRPGGSPMQNYFVPVVQQGQQGQRINGRRGAGPVQQNQQPIPMMQQQMVPRARMYRYPVRNDANMGGVGGGGGGMLPVPYDMGSMLPRDTAAAAMQQPMPITALASALANAPPDQQRTMLGENLYPLVDQLEHEHAAKVTGMLLEMDQTEVLHLLESPDALKGKVAEAMEVLRNVQQANNSPSAQLTSLSLNENLVA, from the exons ATGGCGCAGATTCAGATACAACCGCCGACAGTATCTGGTGCAGCAGCGGTGGTTGCGGCAGCGACGGCCACTGCGAGTGGTGTGGCTGGTGCAGCGGTGGTTGCGGCGGCGGCTGGTGGAAATCAGCCGTTTTCAACGACGTCGCTTTACGTTGGAGACCTTGAATTTAATGTTACTGATTCGCAATTGTATGATTTGTTTAATCAAGTTGGACAGGTCGTGTCAGTTAGGGTTTGTAGGGATTTGAGCACTCGCAGATCGCTTGGTTATGGTTATGTTAATTACAGTAGCCCTAATGATG CTGCAAGAGCTATTGATGTGCTGAATTTTACTGCGGTTAATGGAAAGGCCATTCGCATCTGTTATTCTATCAGGGACCCGAGCATTCGTAAAAGTGGAACTGGGAATATATTCATTAAG AACTTGGATAAGTCAATTGACAACAAAGCATTGCATGACACATTTTCTAGCTTTGGTAATATCTTATCTTGCAAGATTGTGACTGATGGTACTGGTCAATCGAAAGGGTATGGCTTTGTGCAGTTTGAAACCGAAGAAGCTtctcaaaatgcaattgataaaCTAAATGGTATGTTGATCAACGACAAACAAGTGTACGTTGGTCATTTTCTTCGTAAGCAAGAACGGGACTCATCTTTAAGCAGAACAAAGTTCAATAACGTGTATGTGAAAAACCTTTCTGACTCCATTACTGACGATGATTTGAAAAGAACATTTGGTGAATACGGAACAATCACAAGTGCTGTTGTTATGAAAGATGGAGATGGGAAATCGAAAGGTTTTGGATTTGTTAATTTTGAGGGTCCTGATGATGCTGCTAACGCTGTTGAGGCGTTAAATGGAAAGAAGATTGATGATAAGGAGTGGTACGTTGGGAAGGCTCAGAAGAAGTCCGAAAGAGAGCTTGAACTTAAGAGTCGATTTGAGCAGACTGCAAAAGAAACTGTTAACAAGTTTCAAGGTGTTAATTTGTATGTCAAGAACTTGGATGACACTATCGATGATGATAAGCTTAAGGAACTCTTTTCTGAGTATGGTACCATCACTTCGTGCAAG GTTATGCGCGATCCAAGTGGAATCAGTAGAGGTTCCGGATTTGTTGCATTTTCGTCTTCTGAGGAGGCTTCTCGAGCT CTTTCTGAGATGAACGGGAAGATGATAGTGAGCAAACCCCTGTATGTCGCACTTGCACAACGTAAGGAAGAGAGGAGGGCAAGGTTGCAG GCACAGTTTTCACAAATGAGGCCAGTTGCAATGGCACCTTCAATGATGGCTCCTCGTATGCCAATGTATCCTCCTGGTGCTCCAGGTATGGGCCAGCCTCTATTCTATGGTCAAGCTCCCCATACTATGCTTCCTCCACAG GCTGGATTTGGTTACCAGCAGCAGCTGATACCTGGTATGAGGCCAGGTGGGAGTCCCATGCAAAACTACTTTGTACCAGTTGTACAACAAGGCCAGCAGGGTCAACGCATTAATGGGAGACGTGGAGCAGGTCCCGTGCAACAAAATCAGCAGCCCATTCCAATGATGCAGCAGCAG ATGGTTCCAAGAGCACGCATGTACCGTTATCCTGTTAGGAATGATGCAAATATGGGAGGTGTTGGTGGAGGAGGAGGAGGGATGCTTCCTGTGCCCTACGACATGGGTAGCATGCTTCCACGAgatactgctgctgctgctatgcAACAGCCAATGCCTATTACAGCATTGGCTTCTGCACTTGCTAATGCACCACCTGATCAGCAGAGGACG ATGCTGGGTGAGAATCTTTACCCATTGGTTGATCAGCTGGAGCATGAACATGCGGCTAAGGTGACAGGTATGCTTCTTGAGATGGACCAGACAGAGGTATTGCACTTGCTCGAGTCTCCAGATGCGTTGAAGGGAAAGGTTGCAGAGGCTATGGAAGTTCTTCGTAATGTCCAGCAAGCCAACAACAGCCCATCTGCCCAGCTCACTTCACTATCGTTAAACGAAAACCTAGTTGCTTGA
- the LOC139840013 gene encoding uncharacterized protein, giving the protein MHDWAIITLSIIASGIFLFLFVYLTRRFCYNPTQQEQQQQPIHRATSLQNGIMKLHQTDNIFNSNNNKRRTNYYILRRGINSKPLFSWSDNPSLVTDAIENGWSRFAFTNFNSSPSIGSNKSFLGYCGSAGAAIRADCTSGTGTRKELEPVEISWEVCRGSADFMQKIRLNPGFNKVMTSSGFSITALSVIKSALPLPGPDLGNSSPFPQEAYFEITILSTYEDEIVRVYKEEGEKIKLIQENHVGEKISSESLVHVTSVNSNNGINTRGVNGKIEELKGRNGGKDIVEGKMEMSIVLSVGLAGGGSLPLKVPGSYPGSVGFNSDGSVFLEGVKLKADVEFNEWVKPDKVIGCGYNPSQKKVYFTIDGQLVREVQCTTEEFGTPLYPTLGANSDVTLLVNFGQSVFKYAQANLHRTPNPCFIGQLANSPILGFEDSKELFSMGRIDAHWLDRSTKRNAQYFGSVNRGVSDYDESSEGDLFEIVLDSNSRGRSPSTHF; this is encoded by the exons ATGCACGATTGGGCTATCATCACCTTATCCATAATCGCCTCTGGAATATTCCTTTTCCTCTTCGTCTACCTCACGCGCCGCTTTTGCTACAATCCCacccaacaagaacaacaacaacaaccgatcCATCGTGCAACCTCGTTACAaaacggaataatgaaactacacCAAACAGATAACATCTTCAACAGCAATAACAATAAACGACGAACAAATTACTATATTCTCCGACGTGGAATTAACTCAAAACCTTTGTTTAGTTGGTCCGACAACCCTTCTTTAGTAACGGACGCAATTGAAAATGGATGGTCAAGATTCGCTTTCACAAATTTCAATTCTTCACCTTCAATCGGTTCTAACAAATCCTTTCTGGGCTATTGTGGTTCCGCTGGTGCAGCAATTCGTGCAGACTGCACCAGCGGAACCGGGACCAGAAAAGAATTAGAACCGGTGGAAATAAGTTGGGAAGTTTGTCGGGGATCTGCAGATTTCATGCAAAAAATTCGTCTAAATCCAGGATTCAATAAAGTTATGACATCATCCGGTTTTTCAATAACGGCTTTATCTGTGATTAAATCGGCTTTACCATTACCCGGTCCGGATTTAGGGAACTCATCTCCTTTCCCACAAGAAGCTTATTTCGAAATTACTATTTTGTCCACGTATGAAGATGAAATTGTGAGGGTTTATAAGGAAGAAGGTGAGAAGATTAAATTGATTCAAGAAAACCATGTTGGTGAAAAGATTTCATCGGAATCATTGGTTCATGTAACGAGTGTGAATAGTAATAATGGAATAAATACTAGGGGTGTGAATGGTAAAATTGAAGAGTTGAAGGGTCGAAATGGGGGGAAAGATATAGTTGAGGGGAAAATGGAAATGAGTATTGTGTTGTCGGTAGGACTTGCCGGAGGTGGGTCGTTGCCGTTAAAAGTTCCGGGAAGTTATCCGGGATCGGTTGGATTCAATTCCGACGGCTCCGTTTTTCTAGAAG GAGTTAAACTGAAGGCTGACGTGGAATTTAACGAATGGGTAAAACCCGATAAGGTGATCGGTTGCGGATACAACCCGAGCCAAAAGAAAGTTTACTTCACAATAGACGGTCAACTCGTACGTGAAGTACAATGCACAACCGAAGAATTTGGAACACCTCTATATCCGACTTTGGGAGCAAATAGTGATGTTACCCTACTAGTAAATTTTGGACAAAGCGTCTTTAAATATGCACAAGCGAATTTACATAGGACCCCGAATCCTTGCTTCATTGGACAACTTGCGAATTCTCCAATTTTGGGGTTCGAAGATAGTAAAGAGCTTTTTTCGATGGGAAGAATAGACGCACATTGGTTAGATCGATCTACAAAACGAAATGCACAATATTTCGGGAGTGTTAATAGAGGAGTATCTGATTATGACGAGTCTTCTGAAGGCGATTTGTTTGAAATTGTGTTAGATAGTAATAGTCGTGGAAGATCACCAAGCACACATTTTtag
- the LOC139840512 gene encoding uncharacterized protein, with protein MANFMVEFICAAPPKPVVEEVPNTVTWELFTDGASSSNGAGAGLILIGPDGEEHTYALRFEFPASNNEAEYEAFLSGLRMVEKMGIKNLKVSVDSQLVANQMNGMFEARDPAMQNYLRLA; from the coding sequence ATGGCAAATTTTATGGTTGAATTTATATGCGCCGCGCCACCAAAGCCGGTTGTCGAAGAAGTACCAAATACTGTCACGTGGGAACTATTTACTGACGGAGCGTCAAGTTCTAACGGAGCGGGTGCAGGTCTAATTTTAATTGGCCCGGACGGTGAGGAACATACCTACGCGTTGCGTTTCGAGTTCCCTGCCTCCAAtaatgaagcagaatatgaggcattCCTGTCTGGTTTAAGAATGGTCGAGAAAATGGGAATTAAAAACCTGAAGGTGTCGGTTGATTCCCAACTTGTGGCGAATCAGATGAACGGGATGTTTGAAGCTAGAGATCCGGCCATGCAAAATTATTTGAGGTTGGCGTAA